A stretch of Synechococcus sp. MIT S9220 DNA encodes these proteins:
- a CDS encoding 1-acyl-sn-glycerol-3-phosphate acyltransferase — translation MSSNLATNTSDLQPLKAPRPSLTYRLVSGLLVFPVFRMLFRGRTRGNGNVPMDGPLVVVANHGSHLDPPLLGHALGRPVSFMAKAELFGIPILGHLIRACGAYPVKRGASDREAIRTATARLNDGWAIGVFLDGTRQSDGRVNQPMPGAALLAARSGAPLLPVAILNSHRALGTGRNLPRLVKLEMRIGTPIPAPTSRRKPDLEATTRELQRRINALLDH, via the coding sequence GTGAGCAGCAACCTTGCAACCAACACCAGCGACCTGCAGCCACTGAAGGCGCCGCGACCAAGCCTCACCTACAGGCTGGTCAGTGGGCTACTGGTGTTTCCAGTGTTCAGGATGCTGTTCCGCGGACGCACCCGCGGCAACGGCAACGTGCCGATGGATGGCCCCCTGGTTGTTGTGGCGAACCATGGATCGCATCTCGATCCACCCTTGCTTGGCCATGCTCTGGGACGACCGGTGTCGTTCATGGCCAAAGCCGAGCTGTTCGGAATCCCGATCCTTGGCCATCTGATCCGAGCCTGCGGCGCCTACCCGGTCAAGCGTGGAGCGAGCGATCGTGAAGCCATTCGCACAGCCACCGCCAGACTCAACGATGGGTGGGCCATCGGCGTCTTTCTCGATGGAACCCGACAGTCGGATGGTCGCGTGAACCAGCCCATGCCAGGCGCAGCTCTGCTGGCGGCGAGGTCAGGAGCTCCGCTTCTGCCAGTCGCCATCCTCAACAGCCACAGAGCCCTGGGTACTGGTCGCAATCTGCCGCGCTTGGTGAAGCTTGAGATGCGAATTGGCACGCCCATTCCCGCACCAACCAGCAGGCGCAAACCTGACCTGGAGGCGACGACACGCGAACTGCAACGACGGATCAACGCCCTGCTCGATCATTGA
- a CDS encoding YdcF family protein, which yields MGFGGRSLLLCAAVLAGAAVAGPLRPFAEAALTNHQPQRILVLGGDADRERMGLYLARRMNLPLVVSGGTNPEYAQSLVRDAGLTQDRVRLDYRAKDTLGNFTSLVDELQRDGVHHLLLVTSEDHLPRAMAVGGIVAGSRGIRLTGVPVSCRPQCRDESLSKRVGDGLRAAAWVITGRDFKPWARRHWPQLFSAQ from the coding sequence ATGGGGTTTGGTGGTCGCTCGCTGCTGCTCTGTGCAGCCGTTCTGGCCGGAGCCGCTGTAGCTGGTCCCCTGCGCCCCTTCGCGGAAGCTGCTCTCACCAATCATCAGCCCCAGCGCATTCTGGTGCTCGGTGGCGATGCTGATCGTGAGCGGATGGGTCTGTATCTGGCGCGCCGGATGAACCTGCCTTTGGTCGTGAGCGGGGGGACCAACCCTGAATATGCCCAGTCTCTGGTTCGTGATGCCGGTCTCACGCAGGACCGGGTTCGATTGGATTACAGGGCGAAGGACACGCTCGGAAATTTCACGTCGCTGGTGGACGAACTGCAAAGGGATGGGGTGCATCATCTCTTGCTGGTCACCAGCGAAGACCATCTGCCACGGGCGATGGCTGTTGGCGGCATCGTTGCTGGCAGCCGTGGCATTCGGCTGACAGGTGTTCCAGTCAGCTGTCGGCCCCAATGCCGTGATGAAAGCCTGAGCAAGCGTGTTGGAGATGGCTTACGCGCGGCTGCCTGGGTGATCACAGGTCGGGATTTCAAGCCATGGGCTCGCAGACACTGGCCTCAGCTCTTCAGTGCTCAATGA
- the tsaB gene encoding tRNA (adenosine(37)-N6)-threonylcarbamoyltransferase complex dimerization subunit type 1 TsaB → MSDWLLALHSSTETLGIALVAADAPIGEARVICRSLGRALTNELVISLQQLLPADQWADIRRLAVATGPGGFTGTRLTVVLARTLAQQLGTPLHGVSSFALMAPRLHQQLPELQRDQPFSIVQTLPRRGQVAGRYRIVKAEVEELESPRLLSERDQPAPAVEMAVDVAADVRQLLRYCRECHDRDLPGPWDPVLPIYPTSPVGPV, encoded by the coding sequence ATGAGCGACTGGCTGCTCGCTCTGCACAGCTCCACAGAAACTCTTGGGATTGCACTGGTGGCTGCAGACGCCCCCATCGGGGAAGCCCGCGTGATCTGTCGCTCGCTTGGACGCGCGCTCACCAATGAGCTGGTGATCTCGCTGCAGCAGCTGTTGCCCGCTGATCAGTGGGCAGATATCAGAAGGCTTGCTGTGGCCACAGGACCGGGCGGATTTACGGGCACCCGTCTCACTGTTGTTTTGGCCAGGACGCTGGCTCAGCAGTTGGGGACACCACTGCACGGTGTAAGCAGTTTCGCCTTAATGGCTCCAAGGCTTCATCAACAGCTGCCGGAGCTGCAGCGCGACCAGCCGTTTTCGATTGTGCAGACACTGCCCCGCAGGGGACAGGTCGCCGGCCGCTACAGGATTGTGAAGGCCGAGGTGGAGGAACTGGAATCCCCTCGCTTGCTCAGCGAGCGCGATCAGCCTGCTCCAGCTGTTGAGATGGCTGTTGATGTTGCTGCGGATGTGCGGCAACTACTGCGCTACTGCCGTGAGTGTCATGACCGAGACCTTCCAGGTCCATGGGACCCGGTCCTGCCGATCTATCCCACTTCCCCTGTGGGGCCAGTCTGA
- a CDS encoding Ycf34 family protein produces MCICVDCRWVDRCQAYHAVERQHGAPHLAETPDLKPADPRIHISVMDLPAGQVGVEWDVRGCGSFQLDQGRWSRLRPGEEVPT; encoded by the coding sequence ATGTGCATCTGTGTGGACTGCCGCTGGGTGGACCGCTGTCAGGCCTATCACGCTGTGGAGCGTCAGCATGGTGCCCCCCATCTCGCTGAGACACCTGATCTGAAGCCTGCGGATCCTCGAATCCACATCAGCGTGATGGACTTGCCGGCCGGGCAGGTCGGTGTCGAATGGGATGTGCGTGGCTGTGGATCGTTTCAACTGGATCAAGGGCGTTGGAGTCGACTCAGGCCCGGTGAGGAGGTGCCTACATGA
- a CDS encoding CCA tRNA nucleotidyltransferase has protein sequence MGSVLVGGAVRDAFLDRLSDAPDLDLVVPDNALKSTRQLAQKLGGACVVLDEQRDMGRLVLGGWTIDLARQDGKTLEDDLNRRDYRLNAIALSFDGTPRLLDPTGGLEDLQDARVVAVNEANLQADPLRLLRGLRLTAELNMRLDAQTLKMLQRNRSLLPRAAPERIQAELLRLVAAPAADRAMATLLELELLKPWTRQSSATGDQQPLGAAKTSELLTDSERQQALPLARLTRLLPDTGLKELRFSRRQLQRCERLRYWIQRSTASGGCPCPDALTEPERLRLHMDLEQDLPALILTWPAALQQSWLERWRDPQDPLFHPRPPLNGTDLQETLQISPGPTLGALIQHLSLERAYGRVSTREQALNAARSWLFHQEVQTDPNGSCD, from the coding sequence ATGGGATCAGTGCTGGTGGGAGGGGCCGTTCGTGATGCATTCCTGGACAGGCTTTCTGATGCTCCTGACCTGGACCTGGTGGTGCCGGACAACGCCCTCAAGAGCACACGACAGCTGGCGCAGAAGCTTGGCGGGGCCTGCGTTGTCCTCGATGAGCAACGGGACATGGGCCGCCTCGTGCTGGGGGGATGGACAATCGATCTGGCCCGACAGGACGGGAAAACGCTGGAGGACGATCTGAACCGTCGCGATTACCGGCTGAATGCCATTGCCCTCAGCTTTGACGGCACCCCAAGGCTGCTCGATCCCACAGGTGGTCTTGAGGATCTGCAGGACGCCCGGGTGGTCGCGGTTAACGAAGCCAATCTTCAGGCGGATCCCCTGCGTTTGTTGCGAGGCCTGCGCCTGACCGCGGAACTGAATATGCGCCTGGACGCTCAGACGCTGAAGATGCTGCAGCGCAACCGTTCCCTGCTTCCCCGTGCAGCGCCGGAACGGATCCAGGCTGAACTGCTGCGGCTTGTCGCAGCACCTGCTGCCGACCGAGCCATGGCGACTCTTCTGGAACTGGAGCTGTTGAAGCCCTGGACGAGGCAGAGCTCAGCCACTGGTGATCAACAACCGCTCGGGGCGGCAAAGACAAGCGAACTGCTCACAGACAGCGAACGCCAGCAAGCCCTGCCGCTCGCAAGGCTCACCAGGCTGCTGCCGGATACCGGACTGAAAGAGCTTCGTTTCAGTCGCCGACAGCTGCAGCGCTGTGAACGGCTGCGTTATTGGATCCAGCGTTCAACAGCCAGCGGGGGATGTCCTTGTCCGGATGCTTTGACGGAGCCAGAACGATTACGGCTCCACATGGATCTTGAACAGGATTTACCTGCGCTCATCTTGACTTGGCCCGCAGCACTACAGCAGTCATGGCTGGAGCGCTGGAGAGACCCCCAGGACCCCCTCTTCCATCCACGGCCACCTCTCAATGGCACAGACCTGCAGGAAACCCTCCAGATTTCGCCTGGACCCACGTTGGGCGCTCTGATTCAACACTTGAGCCTTGAGCGTGCGTATGGTCGGGTTTCAACTCGCGAGCAGGCGCTGAACGCAGCCCGATCCTGGTTGTTCCACCAAGAGGTTCAGACAGACCCGAATGGGTCCTGTGATTAA
- a CDS encoding RNA-binding protein produces the protein MSVRLYIGNLPQNFESKELEAQLTSVGEGIRFKAVLDRETGACRGFGFANVDDEKVADAVIEQFNGKELGGNSLRVERSERRDSNAGGGGRRGQASGHAPGSARKAVNKVVHSDAKAEEAPDPRWAGELSKLKELLGNQKTAV, from the coding sequence ATGAGCGTGCGTCTTTACATCGGCAATTTGCCGCAGAATTTTGAGAGCAAAGAGCTTGAAGCTCAGCTCACCAGCGTTGGGGAGGGAATTCGCTTCAAGGCCGTTCTCGACCGTGAAACAGGTGCCTGCCGAGGCTTCGGCTTCGCGAACGTCGACGACGAAAAAGTCGCTGATGCCGTGATTGAACAGTTCAACGGCAAGGAACTCGGAGGGAATTCACTCCGTGTCGAACGCTCGGAGCGGCGCGACAGCAATGCCGGCGGCGGTGGGCGACGCGGACAGGCCAGTGGCCATGCACCGGGCTCAGCTCGCAAAGCTGTCAACAAGGTTGTTCACAGTGATGCCAAAGCCGAAGAGGCACCAGATCCCCGCTGGGCAGGTGAACTTTCCAAACTCAAGGAACTTCTTGGAAATCAGAAAACGGCTGTCTGA
- a CDS encoding phytoene synthase has translation MPLAAPDLDAAFEACRRETAEWAKTFYLGTLLLPHEKRRAIWAIYVWCRRTDELMDSPEAQARPVEELADRLNRWELKTRDLFKGQVEDELDAVMVDTLERFPQSIQPYLDMIEGQRMDLTWTRYPRFDDLRLYCYRVAGTVGLMTQGVMGLDQAYSSAPWSDRPDTSDAAVALGIANQLTNILRDVGEDRGRGRIYLPLEDLEHFGYSEDDLMAGRINQAWKDLMAFQLSRARAWFDRSEAGVRWLSRDARWPVWTSLRLYRGILDVIERHDYDVFNKRAYVGKLNKFLDLPRSFVLAQSR, from the coding sequence ATGCCTCTCGCAGCTCCGGACCTCGACGCAGCCTTCGAGGCCTGTCGTCGGGAGACCGCCGAGTGGGCCAAAACGTTCTATCTCGGAACGCTGCTGCTCCCCCATGAGAAGCGTCGGGCAATCTGGGCGATCTACGTCTGGTGCAGACGTACCGATGAGCTCATGGACAGTCCTGAGGCTCAGGCTCGTCCTGTGGAGGAGCTGGCCGATCGTCTGAATCGCTGGGAGTTGAAAACCCGCGACCTGTTCAAGGGACAGGTCGAGGATGAGCTCGATGCGGTGATGGTCGACACGCTCGAGCGCTTTCCTCAGAGCATTCAGCCCTATCTCGACATGATCGAGGGACAGCGCATGGATCTCACCTGGACTCGCTACCCCCGTTTCGACGATCTCAGGTTGTACTGCTACAGGGTTGCAGGAACAGTTGGCCTGATGACTCAGGGGGTCATGGGTTTGGATCAGGCTTACAGCTCTGCGCCTTGGAGCGATCGTCCTGATACGTCAGATGCCGCAGTTGCCCTTGGAATCGCCAACCAGCTCACCAATATTCTTCGTGATGTTGGAGAAGATCGCGGTCGTGGTCGGATCTATCTGCCGTTGGAAGATCTTGAGCACTTCGGATATTCCGAAGATGACCTGATGGCAGGTCGCATCAATCAGGCCTGGAAGGATCTCATGGCGTTTCAGCTGAGCCGCGCACGTGCGTGGTTTGATCGCTCTGAGGCTGGAGTGCGCTGGTTGTCCCGCGATGCACGATGGCCAGTCTGGACATCCCTACGCCTCTACAGGGGGATTTTGGATGTGATCGAGCGCCACGATTATGACGTCTTCAACAAGCGCGCCTACGTGGGAAAGCTCAACAAGTTCCTTGACCTTCCTCGCTCCTTTGTCCTCGCTCAGTCTCGCTAA
- the pds gene encoding 15-cis-phytoene desaturase translates to MRVAIAGAGLAGLSCAKYLADAGHTPVVVEARDVLGGKVAAWKDEDGDWYETGLHIFFGAYPNMLQIFKELNIKDRLQWKSHSMIFNQQEEPGTYSRFDFPDLPAPVNGVAAILGNNDMLSWPEKISFGLGLVPAMLRGQGYVEECDKYSWTEWLRVHNIPERVNDEVFLAMSKALNFIDPDEISATVVLTALNRFLQEKNGSKMAFLDGAPPERLCQPMVEHIESLGGEVHLDCPLREIKLNGDGTVAAFHIGGIKGKESFDLTADAYVSALPVDPFKLLLPQPWKQMDVFKKLDGLRGVPVINLHLWFDRKLTDIDHLLFSRSPLLSVYADMSITCKEYEDPDKSMLELVFAPAKDWIGRSDEEIIEATMGELNKLFPTHFGGDNPATLRKFKVVKTPLSVYKTTPGCQQLRPDQTTPIKNFFLAGDYTMQRYLASMEGAVLSGKLCAGAVDRKSDQLASSSPAIEPVSA, encoded by the coding sequence ATGCGTGTCGCCATTGCGGGGGCCGGTTTGGCAGGTCTTTCCTGCGCCAAGTATCTGGCCGATGCTGGCCATACGCCCGTCGTGGTCGAAGCTCGCGACGTGCTCGGTGGCAAGGTTGCAGCCTGGAAAGATGAGGACGGTGACTGGTATGAGACCGGGCTCCACATCTTTTTCGGGGCCTACCCGAACATGCTTCAGATCTTCAAAGAGTTGAACATCAAAGACCGGCTGCAGTGGAAGAGTCATTCGATGATCTTCAATCAGCAGGAGGAACCAGGCACTTACAGCCGCTTTGATTTTCCTGATCTGCCAGCCCCTGTGAATGGTGTGGCCGCGATCCTGGGAAACAACGACATGCTGAGCTGGCCAGAGAAAATCAGCTTCGGCCTGGGCCTTGTGCCTGCGATGCTTCGGGGGCAGGGGTATGTCGAAGAGTGCGACAAGTATTCCTGGACCGAGTGGCTGCGGGTCCACAACATTCCCGAGCGGGTGAACGATGAAGTGTTCTTGGCGATGAGCAAGGCGCTGAATTTCATCGACCCCGATGAAATCTCCGCCACGGTTGTGCTCACAGCCCTCAATCGTTTCCTGCAGGAGAAGAACGGCTCCAAGATGGCTTTCCTCGATGGAGCACCGCCGGAGAGGCTCTGCCAGCCGATGGTGGAGCACATCGAATCGCTTGGCGGTGAGGTTCACCTCGATTGCCCGCTGCGTGAAATCAAGCTCAATGGCGATGGCACTGTGGCTGCCTTCCACATCGGTGGCATCAAGGGCAAGGAGAGCTTCGATCTCACCGCCGATGCCTACGTCAGTGCTCTACCGGTGGACCCTTTCAAGTTGCTGCTCCCGCAGCCTTGGAAGCAGATGGACGTTTTCAAAAAGCTCGACGGTCTGCGTGGAGTGCCTGTGATCAACCTGCATCTCTGGTTCGATCGCAAGCTCACCGATATTGATCACCTGCTGTTCAGCCGCTCGCCACTGCTCAGCGTCTACGCCGACATGAGCATCACCTGCAAGGAGTACGAAGACCCTGATAAGTCGATGCTGGAGCTTGTGTTCGCTCCCGCCAAAGACTGGATCGGACGTTCAGATGAAGAGATCATCGAGGCCACGATGGGTGAACTCAACAAGTTGTTCCCCACTCACTTCGGTGGAGATAACCCCGCCACGCTGCGGAAATTCAAGGTGGTGAAGACACCTCTATCGGTGTACAAAACCACGCCTGGTTGCCAGCAGCTTCGTCCGGATCAGACCACGCCGATCAAAAACTTTTTCCTGGCGGGCGATTACACAATGCAGCGCTATCTCGCATCCATGGAAGGTGCAGTTCTCAGCGGCAAACTCTGTGCAGGGGCGGTGGACCGTAAGAGCGATCAGCTGGCATCATCGTCTCCAGCCATCGAGCCGGTTTCGGCCTGA
- the ndhM gene encoding NAD(P)H-quinone oxidoreductase subunit M — translation MAETLLKSTTRHVRLFTARVENGDLIADPSQLTLDLDPDNEFVWSDSTVETVQQRFRELVKSHDGQALNDYNLRRIGTELEGCIRELLQAGKLSYNPDCRVLNYSMGLPRTPELL, via the coding sequence ATGGCCGAGACCCTGCTGAAGAGCACCACCCGTCACGTGCGCCTGTTCACAGCGCGGGTCGAGAATGGTGATCTGATCGCCGACCCGAGTCAACTCACCCTCGACTTGGATCCCGACAACGAATTCGTCTGGTCTGACAGCACGGTCGAGACTGTCCAGCAACGCTTCCGCGAATTGGTCAAGAGCCATGACGGTCAAGCTCTGAATGACTACAACCTGCGTCGCATCGGCACGGAACTAGAAGGCTGCATCCGCGAGCTGCTGCAGGCCGGAAAGCTGAGTTACAACCCCGACTGCCGAGTCCTCAACTATTCGATGGGTCTTCCCAGAACGCCTGAACTGCTGTGA
- a CDS encoding DUF3172 domain-containing protein — MSRSPYDRSGSGYDRRSGDRRRDEPRRDDRRDGRGYGGPPPPKNGGNGMSLNTATIAVLAGVLIVGIGIGSAVTSTTQGDQGNIASSQQLDMAVPDPEFCRQWGASAFVMDIEMYTTLNPSSSFVTQPTLQPGCVIRRENWAVLRKEGAITSAQERECKQRMNTFAYIGSVRDKPVVRCVYQTDITQNKFLTRGVADDTVGITPEADQF; from the coding sequence GTGAGTCGATCCCCCTACGACCGTTCCGGCTCCGGCTACGACCGGAGAAGCGGTGACCGACGCCGTGATGAGCCGCGCAGGGATGACCGCCGGGACGGCAGAGGATACGGAGGGCCACCTCCTCCGAAGAATGGTGGCAACGGCATGAGCTTGAACACGGCCACCATTGCTGTGCTGGCTGGGGTTCTGATTGTGGGAATCGGCATTGGCAGTGCCGTCACCAGCACCACTCAGGGCGACCAAGGCAACATCGCCAGCTCACAACAGCTGGACATGGCAGTGCCAGACCCCGAGTTCTGCAGGCAGTGGGGTGCCAGTGCCTTTGTGATGGATATCGAGATGTATACGACGCTGAATCCATCCAGCAGTTTTGTCACTCAGCCGACCCTGCAGCCTGGATGCGTGATTCGAAGAGAGAACTGGGCGGTGCTGCGCAAGGAAGGGGCGATCACCTCAGCGCAGGAGAGGGAATGCAAACAGCGGATGAACACCTTTGCCTACATCGGCTCAGTGCGTGACAAACCTGTTGTGCGTTGCGTTTACCAGACCGACATCACTCAGAACAAGTTCCTGACCCGAGGAGTGGCGGATGACACTGTCGGAATCACTCCGGAAGCCGATCAGTTCTGA
- a CDS encoding LysR family transcriptional regulator, which yields MADLPFTLDQLRILRAIVSEGSFKKAADSLYVTQPAVSLQIQNLEKQLEVALFDRGGRKAQLTEAGHLLLSYCDRILSQCHEACRALDDLHDLKGGSLLVGASQTTGTYLMPRMIGLFRQKFPDVAVQLHVHSTRRTGWSVANGQIDLAIIGGELPAELNELLQVVPYASDELALVLPVKHPLARLVELSKDDLYRLGFVSLDAQSTTRKMVDQLLGRSGLDVQRLRIEMELNSFEAIKNAVQAGLGAAFLPVVSIERELTAGTLLRPTVVDLQVRRQLKLITNPSRYCSRAAEAFRRDVLPVFASADSPLRQGRAAAVPQDISFEQTGEIDQN from the coding sequence ATGGCCGATCTGCCCTTCACCCTGGATCAGCTGCGCATCCTGCGGGCCATCGTCAGTGAGGGCAGTTTCAAAAAGGCAGCCGACAGTCTTTATGTGACCCAGCCGGCGGTGAGCCTGCAGATTCAGAATCTGGAGAAGCAGCTGGAGGTTGCCCTGTTCGACCGTGGCGGTCGCAAGGCTCAGCTCACAGAAGCGGGCCACCTTCTGCTCAGCTACTGCGATCGAATTCTCAGTCAGTGTCATGAGGCGTGCAGGGCGCTAGATGATCTTCACGACCTCAAGGGGGGCTCTTTGCTGGTTGGCGCCAGCCAGACCACCGGGACTTATCTCATGCCTCGCATGATCGGTTTGTTCCGCCAGAAATTCCCGGATGTGGCCGTGCAGCTGCATGTGCACAGCACCCGGCGTACCGGCTGGAGTGTCGCTAATGGACAGATCGATCTGGCGATCATCGGTGGTGAATTACCAGCTGAACTGAATGAACTGCTGCAGGTTGTGCCTTATGCCAGTGACGAGTTGGCTCTGGTGCTGCCTGTGAAGCACCCCCTCGCGCGTCTGGTGGAGCTCAGCAAGGATGACCTTTATCGGCTTGGTTTTGTGAGCCTGGATGCGCAGTCGACCACTCGCAAGATGGTTGATCAGTTGCTCGGCCGCTCCGGATTGGATGTTCAGCGGCTGCGGATTGAGATGGAACTGAACTCATTCGAAGCGATCAAAAATGCCGTTCAGGCAGGTCTGGGCGCGGCTTTCCTGCCAGTGGTCTCGATCGAGCGTGAGCTCACTGCCGGGACCTTGTTACGCCCAACCGTCGTCGACCTTCAGGTGCGTCGTCAGCTCAAGTTGATCACGAACCCATCTCGCTATTGCTCCCGAGCAGCCGAAGCCTTCCGGCGAGATGTATTGCCGGTCTTTGCAAGTGCTGACAGTCCCTTGCGTCAGGGAAGGGCTGCCGCAGTGCCTCAGGACATCAGCTTTGAGCAAACCGGGGAGATCGATCAGAACTGA
- a CDS encoding NnrU family protein — MLGLLVVFAVIHSGGAALRTRAEAKIGARAWRLVFAALSIPSAVVVIAYFLAHRYDGIRIWNLQGVPGMVPSIWVVTAISFLFLYPATYNLLEIPAVLKPQVRLYATGIIRISRHPQAVGQILWCMSHALWIGSSFMLVTCAGLIAHHLFAVWHGDRRLKARFGEAFDSLQAETSVVPFAAVIDGRQQLVLSELVRPAQLGIAIAVGVFWWAHRYIPRGGMAFLHSRLGELLN, encoded by the coding sequence ATGCTGGGGTTGCTCGTTGTTTTCGCAGTGATTCACAGCGGTGGCGCAGCCTTGCGAACACGGGCTGAGGCCAAGATCGGCGCGCGAGCCTGGCGGCTGGTGTTTGCAGCCCTGAGCATTCCCTCAGCCGTTGTGGTGATCGCTTACTTCCTGGCTCACCGCTATGACGGCATCCGGATCTGGAATCTTCAGGGTGTGCCAGGGATGGTGCCATCCATCTGGGTTGTGACAGCGATCAGTTTCCTGTTCCTCTACCCAGCCACCTACAACCTGCTGGAGATCCCTGCGGTGCTGAAGCCTCAGGTGCGTCTCTATGCCACAGGAATCATCCGGATCAGCCGACATCCTCAGGCTGTCGGTCAGATTCTTTGGTGCATGAGCCATGCACTCTGGATTGGAAGCAGCTTCATGCTGGTGACCTGTGCAGGTCTGATTGCGCATCATCTCTTTGCCGTCTGGCATGGCGACCGACGACTCAAAGCACGCTTCGGAGAAGCTTTCGACAGTCTTCAGGCCGAAACATCCGTGGTTCCGTTCGCCGCCGTGATCGATGGGCGCCAACAGCTGGTGTTGAGCGAGCTGGTCCGACCGGCTCAGCTGGGCATCGCCATCGCAGTCGGGGTGTTCTGGTGGGCGCACCGCTACATCCCCAGAGGAGGCATGGCCTTTCTGCACTCGCGTCTCGGAGAATTGTTGAACTGA